Within Spinacia oleracea cultivar Varoflay chromosome 4, BTI_SOV_V1, whole genome shotgun sequence, the genomic segment tcaacccgttgggtcgacccgaacccgaaagttgtgggtcttgaacaagcatttgtaaacccgaacccgaaagtgactgactcgattcaacccgaacctgaaaataattttttacaagccaacccgaccgacccgtttgacatgtatagatagacctatacatgatctaaatagatcggttatgatctagacatataagttctgatctgaatatgatctgtatagatcggTTCCGATCTAGAcataatttggacatgatcagttctgatctggacatgatctatacagatcagttctgatctggacatgatctgtacagatcagttctgatatggacataatatgtacagttcagttctagttctgatatggacatgatttgtatagacccgttctgatctggacatgatctgtacaaatcagttctgatttggacatgaactgtacagatcagttataatctggtcatgatctgtacagaccagttctgatctggtcataaTCTATACAAATCAATTCTtgtatggacatgatctttgcagatcaattctgatcaaaaaataatctgtatagagtcgatatctagacccgttataatttggacatatcgattctgatctggacatgatctatacaaatcgattttgatctgaacatattggttctgtaaggatcgattctgatgtagacaagatctttgcagatttgaacatgatctggacatgatctgtacagatcagttatgatctggatattagcTGATCTTATCAGTTCGGGTCGGGATttataatggttctgatctataaaaatcagttctgatatgaacatgacctgatcatatcatttctgatctggacttaatggttttaatttggacatgatcaatttgaatgttttgttaatgtttttttatgccttaaataatagattttaattgcaccgacaatcacattattttttattaaagcaataacattaataaaatattaaatataataacaatgatataaacatataataataatacaaataataataataataataataataataataacaataataataataataataataataataataataataatagtaatctgGTCTTATCTGATCAGATCAAACCAGATCAGAtaagatcagaaaaaataagttcagaccagatcagatcagaaaaaataagttcagatcagatcagactttttattattattattattattattattattattattatcattattatgattattattattattattattatgattattattattattattattattattattattattattattattattattattattattattattattattattattattattattattattattattattattattattattattattattggtatatgtttatatcattgttattatatttaatattttattactattattgctttaataaaaaatgattttgttgtcggtgcaattaaaatctattatttaaggcataaaaaaacattaacaaaacattcaaattgagcatgtccaaattaaaatcattaaatctagatcagaaacgatatgatcaggtcatgtccatatcagaactgatttttatagatcagaaccattatatatccagaCTAAAACTGATAGTATCAGATAATATCCAtatcataactgatctgtacagatcatgtccagatcatgttcaaatctgcaaagtTCTTGTCTACACTAGAACCGatccttacagaaccaatatgttcagatcaaacccgatttgtacagatcatgtccagatcaaaatcgATATGTTGAAATTATAACTTGTCTATATATCGAAATTatacagattatgttcagatcagaattgatctgcaaagatcatgtccGGATCATAAatggtctgtacagatcatgaccagatcagaactgatctgtatagatcatgtccagatcagaactaatctatacaaatcatgtctagatcagaactgaactttcagtacagatcatgtccaaatcagtacagatcatgttcagattatgtctagatcagaactgaactgtacatatcatgtccagatcaaaactgatctgtacagatcataactgaactgtacatttcatgtccagatcagaactaatctgtacagatcatgtccagatcataattgatatgtacaaatcatgtctagattaggaccgatctgtacatatcatatccagatcagaacttatatgtctagatcatagccgatctatctagatcatgtgtaggtctatctaatataaggaatagttaaataatgagcaaattcaaataaataatactccgtcccagattagttgttacactttcttttttcgtccgtcccagattagttgttacacttctaaataaggaatgaccccacaattattatattgtctctctcttcctatTAAATTGTTTTTGTCCCTACCCCCTCtctcatttaattaaaaaaataccccactaactcctatcacatcaactttttcaataaaataacaattgataaccaaacaaccacttatcacctaaaactttgtgctaaggtaagtgtaacacctattctgggacggaaggagtataaatttgtgtaacatttattttacacgcaAGTCGTTTAataatttgtttaaacttaattccgaagaatcagatcagatcagaccagattagatcagatcagatcagatcagaccagagcagatcagatcagaaaaaataagttcagatcagatcagaccagaccagatcagatcagatcagaccatactagatcagatcagatcaggagaaataaggtgaactaaacagggctaaatctgaaataagtaataaggtcttgaaataaggtgaactaaacagggccttagtTGGAGACCCATTTCTTATTATGGAGTACGtctttcactagtagaaaaaatcacATTTGCAGCGCGTGTAAAACAGGCTTTTTGCAGCGTTTTCGCGCGCTGCAATTGTGATGGCTGCAAATACGGTAAGATTTTTTGCAGCGATCGTACACGCTGCAAATAACAGGTTAATTACAGCGCGGGTTACCTGTATAGGTTGCAAATAGTGTATTATTCGCAGCGCAGATCGACCCCTCTAAGCTGCAAATAAAAAGTATTTGTAGCGCATTGTTGAGAAAAACGCGCTGCAATTAGTTGTCATTTTGCAGCTTAGTTTTAGCACACGCGCagcaaataatttttttttttttttttaataaatacatATTATAGCTCCGATCAGATGCAGATTTATATATTATCCTTGGACAATCCtgttattttgacaaaaaattataataaaaacatTATTAATAGGTTGCAAAAATTTTGCCATAGTTTCCCTTGTAATTTGCGAAACCCGGACAAAACGGGAATTTATAAAGACCTGTATAAAAGACATAACATACATATATGTTCCAACAACTACATATATATATGCTCCAAGTAGCATCCAACATCATATCCAACACataacaaaaacataaaacataacattactagatcacaacaaactcattcGCCGGcatccatcaaatagttgtcctTAAAATACTTTGCCCATTGTTCTCGAGTTTCTTCTAACTCCTCATCAGAATATGGCATTTCTCTTTGTACATAACccttcaaaaaagaaaaacttgGTATTAATTACTCGAAAACTAATTTAAGAGAAAATTGAATCTTATACCTAATTAAATAAGTTCACGTACCTCAGACAAATTATCCTTGTATTCATTGTATACTGTGACAACATCATGCATGTATTTCATCACATAATAACCACTATCCACTGCATCaacttgttgagcacactattTACATAAATGAAGCACGTATATATGTGTCAAAGcaaatattttcaaattaaGAGATTTAAGGAGTACAAACTTTAATTAGTACCTTCATCTGTATGAATCGTAACTTTTGTGACTTAATCTTCCGTTTGTCATTTTCAAGATTAGTCCAATAAATTCTATATGCCCTACATAAACAATAATTATAACACTTTAGTTCTCTATCAAAAATCTAATCATATTACTTTCaataaagaaattaaatatAGCATGTGTTTTATtgatatatataatataatgagttgcaaatgagtTTGTACATTCAACTTACATTTGTATAAAATTGAACCCTTCTAACTTCCGTGTCCCGGGAGGGGGAGGAGTGGCTGAATCAAACACGTATGCTAGGCCAAGGACAAGATCAAGGACGATAAGAACCCAATGATTCCTATTATAAAGTACCCAATTATATGATTAGTTGCATGAAAACAAGAGttctaataatattaaaaaataaataacatatATAAAAGTTAGCAGGTTATATAAGATACCCTTCATGGTAGGGAGCCAACAAGAATTTTGACTGCACATCCTTTTTCCTTTCATTTAAGAAAGCATCTTTTATATAGTCAATAACGCTTAAACGATTCTTCTTCATTGCGGCACAAGAAATTGCATCGGGACACAAAAAGTTAATATGAGACAACTTTAAGGGGAATATGTATTCATGATACAAGTACCTACATATGCAAACATAGGGTCATTAACCATAAGATCAAAGGATGACAAAGATTTTATAAATCGCCATGTAGGTAGAATCAAATGAGATAGCATAGGCAGAATAACATACATCATATAAACTTGAAGTACTTTAATACCGGCAAAATCCTTCGTGAGAAACTCAGAGATATCACGAGATTTGACAGAAGTCAGTGTGTCCTTTTTGTACGAGAAAATTGAAGCAGGAAGTGATAATGCTGATGATAATTTAGGCATATTGGACATCATGTAAGATAGTAGTTCACACTCCACCCTAAGGCCATCAACTTTACTACCAATGGGGTTATCACTTTTTGATGTATCTTTGTTTTTTGATCCAGATCCCTTTTTAAGGACACAACTACCTTTGGTGCTCCCTTTCTCACTTCCTTTACCATGGTGCGGTTTAGCCTTCTTCTTTGGCGGCGGCGTCACCATttcctttaaaacaaaaaaactctaagaaaaaagaaaagggaaaattGCACTAATGCTTTCAACAATATAACTAGGAACATTGAGAAATCAGTAACTTAAATGGTTTAGTGACATTTCTTAGTTTctaagacattttcgctcccattttaaaactaatgaacctaatgaatcattttaaactaataacatgttttatatgctttatttaaactttctaagattcattccaatatggttataCACATTTTAgtcttgttgggtcgttatggacatatttaggctaaaatgagaccttTTCGTTCCCATTcttgaactaatgaacttaatgattcattttaatctaattacaagttttatatgcattgtttaaactttctaagactcattccaatcttgttatgcacgtttaaggctcgttgggacGTTATAGAACATATTTAggccaaattgaggcattttcgctcccaactttgcactaaagaacctaaggactcatttaaaactaattacatgttttatatgctttgtttaaactttctaagacccattccaatcaagttatgcacgttttaggcttgttgggtcgttatgaacatatttaggctaaaatgagacattttcgctcccattttggaACTAATGGACCTAAGGACTCACTTTAAACTAatgacatgttttatatgctttgtttaaactttctaagactcattccaatcaagttatgcacgttttaggcttgttgggtcgttatggatatatttaggttaaaatgagacattttcgcttcCATTTcggaactaatgaacctaaggactcatttgaaactaattacatgttttatatgctttgtttaaactttctaagactcattccaatcaagttatgcacattttaggcttgttgggtcgttacggacataattaggctaaaatgagacattttcgctcccatttttgaactaatgaacctaatgattcattttaatataattacaagttttatatgcttagtttaaactttctaagactcattccaatcaagttacgcacgttttaggctcgttgggtcgttaaaggacatatttaggcaaattgaggcattttcgctcccatttttgaaataatgaacctaaggactcattttaaactaattacatgttttatatgctatgtttaaactttctaagactcattccaatatggttatgcacgttttaggcttgttagatcgttatggacatatttaggctaaaatgagacattttcgctcccattttggaactaatgaacctaaggactcatttgaaactaattacatgtttatatgctttgtttaaactttctaagactcatttcaatcaagttatgcacattttaggcttgttgggtcgttacagacataattaggctaaaatgagacattttcgctcccatttttgaactaatgaacctaatgattcattttaatctaattacatgttttatatgcttagtttaaactttctaagactcattccaatcaagttacgcacgttttaggctcgttgggtcgttaaaggacatatttaggcaaattgaggcattttcgctcccatttttgaactaatgaacctaaggactcattttaaactaattacatgttttatatgctatgtttaaactttctaagactcattccaatatggttatgcatgttttaggcttgttgggtcgttatggacatatttaggctaaaatgagacattttcgctcccattttggaactaatgaacctaaggactcatttaaaactaattacatgttttatatgctttgctttaaatttctaagactcattccaatcaagttatgcacgttataggcttgttgggtctTTATGGACataattaggctaaaatgagacattttcgctcccatttttgaactaatgaacctaaggactcattttaaactaattacatgttttatatgcttagtttaaactttctaagactcattccaatcaagttatgcacgttttaggctcgttgggtcgttaaaggacatatttagacaaattgaggcattttcgctcccaactttgcactaaagaacctaaggactcatttagaTATATGTATATTCATTCGATTCCTTtccataaataaaaattatcattaaataatttaattgaatgagaggaGATGTAGAGATTTAGAACAATAACATATTTAggccaaattgaggcattttcgctcccaccTTTGCAATAGAAaaactaaggactcattttaagtaTAATGATAAAGGACATTACCTCGTCGTCGAACAACACCAAATCTTTGGGCCATTGCAAATAACTTCCCTCAGTTTTCCCCAATTTGGTAAGACGATCTGGCGTGGGAACGGGAAGGTCTATCTCGCCGAACTCGCTATATGGTTTATCAACACCGACCTTGTAATGGGTTTCCATCATTTTTGTGTGGTGAACCAAGTCATTAGGCCAAGGTTCCACGTGACCATCTGCCACAACCACCAAATTCCCATTGTACTCATCCATTACGGCAAGACGAACGGCAAGCATTTCCTTCAATGATCAAGTAACAAAagttttataaatacatttatTTTACATGTACTAATTACAAAAACAACATTATTTACCTTTATTTCACGGAATGGTAGTGATGAATTTGTCACGTTGGTGTGATACTTAGGTGTGCCTAAGTTAGGCGTGCCTAAGTTAGGTGTGCCTAAGTTAGGCATGTGTAGACCACTCATTTGTTCCATCATGGTTTTAACATGTTTTTGGACTTCTTGTGCCACCCGTTCTTGCAATCTTTCTTCAAATGTGGCCTCAAATTGGGTCAAGGAAGACCTTAATGCATCTAACTCTTCGGAGGAACAAACACTTTGACTCGCCATTCTTGCCTTTCTATCTAGTGGTCCAAATGCCTTTTCGTACCCAACATTACCACCGAGCGCTTTGACATGCCCATGACGGTCAGGCTTTCCAAGAGCCTTTGTTAATGCATCAACAGCTCGTTCTGGAACAAATGTCCCTTCCTcttgttgtttgttttgttgCTCCAAATTCTCATTCTGTTGGATGAATGAAAAGCTATTAAAATTATATCTCATATTTAACCActatataatataaaaataaaggtCTAGGCATATATAAAATCTTACAACTAGAGAGACAATCCGTTGTGTATCAGGCTCATTTGGATCAACATCCCACGTCCCGTCAGGCATTTTCTTTTGGTGAGCTAATACCCAATGTATTGGGCGGTTAGTTACCCTACTAGATATCGAGGTTGTCCCTGAAGAGGAGGTGGTAGAGGCCGTTGATGATGCAGTGGAAGGAGGGAGTCTTTTGTCTTTCTCCCATTTCTTTACGGCCCTAGGGTAACTCAACTAACCCATGTGATGAGGATGCTTGTTTTGCTTTGCACTTCCTTGTGCCTTCAATCTCTTTTCCTATAACATAACACATTGGCAGCGTATTAGGCAAAGAAGATAAAAATGAGAAGAAAAATTATAGGCCATATCCATCTTTAAATAGGCCACGATTAAAGCAATCATATAAACTGACGATTATCTATATACAATGATTATAAGTGAGATTGTTGAAACAAATTATAGTACCTCAGCGTCAGGTTGTAGTCTACTTGACTTGAATTTTTCCCATTGTTCCTCGGTGATGAAGCCCTTGTAAACTTGCCATGGCATCAAGTGTGCGCTGTTTTTCGGAGGCTTAATCGTAAACTTGATCCAACGACCAACCAACCTCGACTTGAAGATCCTAAAACGTGCCGCAACTACTTTGTGGAATGACTTTTCCCTCTGACCATCAAGATCAATAATGTGAAAGAGTCTCTGTGCAAAAAACAAATCAAGTGCAATAAAATGAGTCCATTgcctttgtttaaactttctaagactcattccaatctagttatgcacgtttaaggctcgttgggtcgttataggagaTAGTTTTGaccaaattgaggcattttcgctcccaactttgc encodes:
- the LOC130459242 gene encoding uncharacterized protein isoform X1; amino-acid sequence: MDEYNGNLVVVADGHVEPWPNDLVHHTKMMETHYKVGVDKPYSEFGEIDLPVPTPDRLTKLGKTEGSYLQWPKDLVLFDDEEMVTPPPKKKAKPHHGKGSEKGSTKGSCVLKKGSGSKNKDTSKSDNPIGSKVDGLRVECELLSYMMSNMPKLSSALSLPASIFSYKKDTLTSVKSRDISEFLTKDFAGIKVLQVYMMYLYHEYIFPLKLSHINFLCPDAISCAAMKKNRLSVIDYIKDAFLNERKKDVQSKFLLAPYHEGNHWVLIVLDLVLGLAYVFDSATPPPPGTRKLEGFNFIQMAYRIYWTNLENDKRKIKSQKLRFIQMKCAQQVDAVDSGYYVMKYMHDVVTVYNEYKDNLSEGYVQREMPYSDEELEETREQWAKYFKDNYLMDAGE
- the LOC130472007 gene encoding uncharacterized protein → MPDGTWDVDPNEPDTQRIVSLVNENLEQQNKQQEEGTFVPERAVDALTKALGKPDRHGHVKALGGNVGYEKAFGPLDRKARMASQSVCSSEELDALRSSLTQFEATFEERLQERVAQEVQKHVKTMMEQMSGLHMPNLGTPNLGTPNLGTPKYHTNVTNSSLPFREIKVNNVVFVISTCKINVFIKLLLLDH
- the LOC130459242 gene encoding uncharacterized protein isoform X2; translated protein: MDEYNGNLVVVADGHVEPWPNDLVHHTKMMETHYKVGVDKPYSEFGEIDLPVPTPDRLTKLGKTEGSYLQWPKDLVLFDDEEMVTPPPKKKAKPHHGKGSEKGSTKGSCVLKKGSGSKNKDTSKSDNPIGSKVDGLRVECELLSYMMSNMPKLSSALSLPASIFSYKKDTLTSVKSRDISEFLTKDFAGIKVLQVYMMYLYHEYIFPLKLSHINFLCPDAISCAAMKKNRLSVIDYIKDAFLNERKKDVQSKFLLAPYHEGNHWVLIVLDLVLGLAYVFDSATPPPPGTRKLEGFNFIQMAYRIYWTNLENDKRKIKSQKLRFIQMKGYVQREMPYSDEELEETREQWAKYFKDNYLMDAGE